From Erigeron canadensis isolate Cc75 chromosome 5, C_canadensis_v1, whole genome shotgun sequence:
taggattgtgacatgtggaaaatcaagagtgagattaggaaagagaattaatggtaTCAACATGTCACCATCTAAAGctattaagaggatttttaggctaatttgtTAGGAAgataaatcatttttctttttatccaTCTATAACgatatcaacttcaaacaattgtacaatataatcatataatgcAAATATTGTTATAAATGGATAAAAAGTATTGAGATTTATCACATCCCATAAAGTAAACCACATAAAATGTAGactatcttttttattttatgtatcaaCTTAGAGTAATTTTTTAGTTTGAAATTAATCGATATCAGCAAAATATACATAAAGTGTAAACCGTTCGGCCTTTAAACTTAGGGTATGTTTTACACAAAAGCTTGAAGCTGAGGCTGTAATTAAGGGCTTGGGGCTGGAACTTGACGTTGGGGCTAGGGGCTGGggctttttttttcaactctcttcctacgagcttttatttttaagatctTTTGGGAGTTTTTCGGGGTTGgggcttttgatttcttatgtatTACCAAATAAggctataattttcaaatgagcttatttttaaaagctagGGGCTTTTAAGCCCTTAAAAACCTCTTGTCAAATAGTCCCTTAATATCCTGGCTTCTTCATTGATTATCAACACTTATGATGATCGAATTTAGGTTTATGTTTAATGTTATCAATATATCGGATTTTGAGTAATTTGGAGTATCAAAAATTCACATGTCTTGTAAATTTATAATCCTCGCCGAATAAGAGTTTGGGTTGACTTTTTTAATGGCTTGATTGCTGTATTATGGCCCACGGGAGCAAGTATCCAcacgttgcagcggtgagatggtggggtgatacctaggttatagagtatgataggttataggagttgatatgtcatagagtatgatagtcaaatgtcttagccgtacgaggatttaaaaatttgtcgaaagtatatcgaatgacatctttaatgaaagagcatgaaattttaagaacacccatacaatttttataatttatcgatatcggtttttgagataaaagattttgaataaattggaagaataaatgatttatggaggagaaagaaaaaagatgattgattgagatttgaagagagagaaagggtattatagttattttagataaatatagaatatataGGAGGGACATTTAgggaaatacttaaaatcaatattgaaaatctagaaaaaatctgctttataatatagtatagataagatatagatatagatgataaTTCTGGGCTTTTCAATGTCATGGGCTTTCAATATAACAAACCCAACAAAATAACCTTTTGCAATGGAGAAACACAAAGAACAACTTTGACAGAGTGACAGGTGGCGCTCATATAAGGTATCATCTGTTCTATGGAGCACACGTGGAAGAGCCGTGTCATCTTCCGGATAAACGTTGCAGCGAATCACCGACCTTCAAAACTCTTATTTGTATCACAAATTATCAcactctctcacacacacaagctagagaataacaaaataaaataatagtatgCATTCAGTCAAAGAGAAAGTTAGCAATGCAGCAAGTGCTGCCAAAGCCCATGTTGAATCTTACAAAGCCAAGATGGAAGAAAAGGTACTTCCtaacatcatttttttaattttttaatattgaatagATGCTATGAGTTGATCATTTTCATTTGGAGGTTGTTGAAATTTTATAATCATTTTGCAGGCAGAGAAAGCAACAGCAAGAACAGAGGAAGAAAAAGAGATAGCACATCAAAGGAGGAAAGCCAAGGAAGCCGAGGCCAAGATGAACTTGCACGTTGAAAAAGCCGAACATGCTGCTGAGAAGCTACATGGGAAACATCATGTTCTTGGCCATGATGTTTATGGTGGACAAACGACTGTTGGTGCGGGGACAACGGCGGTTCCTGGGACCGTGCATCCCCACCAACAGCCTCTTGGAGCGGTGAACCCTGTTACCGGGACCACCGTTCCAACTTACCCTCTCGGAGGACACCTTCATGGACCTGGGAAACACCTTTAGTTTAGTGTACTTTAGTTATTTTAGTGTTTTGTGGTATTGTGTATGGTTTCCTGTTTTTAGGCATGTGCTATCAGAATAAGCTATTATTGACTTCCTTTTTCTTCCTAACCACATCATCCTTTATATATAACGAAAATTTCAATGAGAGTAAATTAGAAACGTCTGCTGTTGTAAGTTGATTTGCTTATGTAcatgtattttataatgatatatatctaaattaaaTAATGGTGTGATCTCTTTCGATGTTTGGGATGATCTTTGTGTGCTAACGAGTGACATACCATTCTAATGTCACAATCTAGACCCACTAATTCTGATATGATAACGGTGCAAAAACTCATAAATTGGTCAAGTGCACCATTGGTAGGTAAACAACATACAGGTCCACCAACCATAAATATTATCAAAAAGAGAGAGAACCAAACATGCTACAGTTTTATCTACCTCTTCTTGGAGCAGTGGTTCCGATGTAAACACCAGCACAATTGATTCTGGAACCACTGCTCCAACCTATCCACGGAGTAACAAACATCTCTGCACCGATTTTGTTTTCGTAAGTTTGGTATTTGTGGTAAGCAGTAAGAAGAAGTTCATAAAGGTCTTAAAATTTAGAACCGAGTATACATTCCAATAATTACAGAAAACTTGACATCAAGATTGGGTGAAGTTGCAACTAAATCAAGTTCACATGTGTTCCAATAATCAAATGATGTACAATTCTATGTCAAAACAAACCCGTTAATCATTACCTTCATGGCTTCATCCAGTAAGTTGCATCCGTCCTTGGTATTTGACGTAGTGCTGCACCGTTCCTTCTTTTGACAAACACGGGTTCCTTGCTTTTGCAGGTTTAGCGCTTAACTTGACTTGTAATTTGGACGATGTGCTTTGGTGTAGTTCTTGTGTATCTGTATCTGATACTGTTTCAGAAAACACCTCTTCTAGGAACTCATCTGCAACATCTCCATCTTCGTCTATCTTCAGACGTTGTGTATACCATTTTAGACCCTGAAGATATTAGACAAGATAAAAGGTTGCAGTGATCATGAAAACACAGTGGTacaaaatatgaccatatttttATCTATCATCCATTCATCTACGCCTCTACATTTTAGTCAGAGTAACAAAAACATACATGATGAACACACTGTCCATTAATAACCACAAATAATATCTTGGCTTTGTTTATGTAATTTCTGCAACCTAAATGATTTTAGGCTTTAAGCCACCTTTTGACATTATTAAAATGCATAAAGTAAGCCAGTAAAAACTTACTAGAAAAGTAAGGGAAACAGTGACACAGGCATTAACCCGTTACTCTTCATGTCAACGCTCAGCTATGGGCATCATTTTTAACCTAGAATGTCTGACTTCATAGGTAACATAAGCACTGGACACTCTATTGTGGTATACTGAAATATCCAAAGCTATAGAGTGTAAAGACGGAAAGTATAGGGTGAATCGCCAATAAGCTATACAAACTAGGATATCAACAAAGTTGATGCCTTAAACGTATAACATAGCGACATGTGTATAGCATTTGTCACATGAAACTTGGGTAATGACAATCTTAATATGAAGTCCTGGCTATTTACACATTACTACTAAAAAAGGGCTGTAATTTTGATTCATTTATTTGAGATATAAAGATTAATTTTGGTGTTTGGGAGTGGCTTATTACGTTTTTCAAAAGTCGAAGCGTAGGTTTAAGTGTTAGCTATTAAGGGTGTTTTAGCTTATTTGAAAACACACTTACTTTTAAGTTAGGCAAATGCTGCTTAATTTGAACACAACTTTTAGCTTCACACAATGGAAAATATGCATTCCCAAACACCCTCCAAACGGAAACAGGCCATGATATCGTGTGTTTATAGCTGTCAAATACAAatggaaaaaataaaactttaatacCGTACATTTATACTAACTACTAAGGGGTCTGGAcctattttaaacttttaattcaCCTTAGAGTTTTACATTTTGATCCGAGCATCATTTGAACCAACATCTAACATGCTTAATAGACATAAAACAAACACTTATACATAAATCAACGAGTCCTAAAAACAAATTTTCTGAATGTTGTCAATCGAATTTCTTTCCTATACGATAGAGTTCTCAACTTTCTTACAAGACTTATTGAAAATGTGAAATGCATAATATAAGTACCGCAGTAAAAACTTACTAAAAAGGAAGGGAAACTGTAACACTCGTCTAACTTGTTACTGTTCATGTCAATACTTCAGCTATGGACATCATTTTTAAGTAGAAATGCCTAACTTCA
This genomic window contains:
- the LOC122602153 gene encoding late embryogenesis abundant protein 18, which gives rise to MHSVKEKVSNAASAAKAHVESYKAKMEEKAEKATARTEEEKEIAHQRRKAKEAEAKMNLHVEKAEHAAEKLHGKHHVLGHDVYGGQTTVGAGTTAVPGTVHPHQQPLGAVNPVTGTTVPTYPLGGHLHGPGKHL